Proteins encoded by one window of Muntiacus reevesi chromosome 6, mMunRee1.1, whole genome shotgun sequence:
- the GPR141 gene encoding probable G-protein coupled receptor 141: MAANNTSSCDDPILTPHLTRLYFVVLFGGLMGIISILFLLVKMNTRSVTTTAVINLVVVHSAFLLTVPFRLIYLIKHTWTFGLSFCRFVSAMLHIHMYLTFLFYMVILVIRYLIFFKHKDKVEFYRKLHAVAASTAMWLLVIIIVVPLVVSQYGIHEGYDSHHCFKFHKELTHAYVQVINYMIVAIVIVIAVILLVLQIIIIVLMARKLRHSLLSHQEFWAQLKNLFFIGVILICFLPYQCFRIYYLYTVAHSRDCNYNVAFYNEIFLSVTAISCFDLLLFVLGGSHWFKQKIIDLWNCLLCR, translated from the coding sequence ATGGCTGCCAACAACACTTCCTCCTGCGATGACCCTATATTGACACCCCATTTAACCAGGCTCTATTTTGTGGTGCTTTTTGGAGGGCTGATGGGCATCATCTCCATTTTGTTCCTACTTGTGAAGATGAACACCCGGTCTGTGACCACCACAGCAGTCATTAATCTGGTGGTGGTCCACAGTGCTTTTCTGCTTACAGTGCCTTTCCGTTTGATCTACCTCATCAAGCACacttggacatttgggttgtcctTCTGCAGATTTGTGAGTGCCATGCTGCACATCCACATGTACCTCACGTTCCTGTTCTACATGGTGATTCTAGTCATCAGGTACCTCATTTTCTTCAAGCATAAGGACAAAGTGGAATTCTACAGAAAACTACATGCTGTGGCTGCCAGTACGGCCATGTGGCTCCTGGTGATTATCATTGTGGTACCCCTGGTTGTTTCTCAGTATGGAATTCATGAGGGCTATGATAGCCACCACTGTTTCAAATTCCACAAAGAACTTACTCATGCATATGTGCAAGTCATCAATTATATGATAGTCGCTATTGTCATAGTCATCGCAGTGATTCTCTTGGTCCTCCAGATCATCATTATTGTGTTGATGGCACGGAAGCTCAGACACTCCTTACTATCCCATCAAGAGTTCTGGGCTCAgttgaaaaatctgttttttataGGAGTTATTCTTATTTGCTTCCTTCCCTACCAGTGCTTTCGGATTTATTACTTGTACACTGTGGCACACTCAAGAGACTGTAACTACAATGTTGCATTTTATAATGAAATCTTCTTGAGTGTAACAGCGATTAGCTGCTTTGATTTGCTGCTCTTTGTTCTCGGGGGAAGCCACTGGTTTAAGCAAAAGATAATTGACCTATGGAACTGTCTTCTGTGCCGTTAG